One segment of Bacillus alkalisoli DNA contains the following:
- a CDS encoding DUF2294 domain-containing protein, with amino-acid sequence MNKSKGMLESEISKALTQWEKDYLGRGSVMVKADIVRDMIIVTLKGVLTPAEYKLCVTAEGRLMIKNTRSNLVESGVETLRTIINEIVNIKVTSFHTDLSTKTGERVMVFKLENEIQFHI; translated from the coding sequence TTGAACAAATCGAAAGGAATGTTAGAGTCCGAAATTAGTAAAGCATTAACACAATGGGAAAAGGATTACTTAGGTCGAGGCTCTGTAATGGTAAAAGCAGACATTGTCCGCGACATGATCATCGTGACGTTAAAAGGCGTTTTAACACCAGCAGAATATAAGTTGTGTGTTACAGCGGAAGGACGATTAATGATTAAAAACACTCGGTCCAATCTAGTAGAGTCAGGTGTAGAAACATTAAGAACAATTATAAACGAAATAGTTAACATAAAAGTTACTAGCTTTCATACAGATTTAAGCACAAAAACAGGAGAACGAGTAATGGTGTTTAAACTGGAAAATGAAATCCAGTTTCATATATAG
- a CDS encoding DUF2339 domain-containing protein yields the protein MDEKVLELSKRISRLENELAEVKNELRTYQVLRTEQQVTTHEPFPKKKLDSVAVRKHIVEKETKSFDTLVSEWLPRIFIFVLILGVIWGFVAAAERGWISPVVRVLFGFGLTGLLYWLGNLQYKKNKNSLSIVLLAGSVIVYVISIFAGNVLYDIIPHFVTVVLLGIGIAGGVYLSRKYQSEVLLAIVGVGAYVYPFLFAGDTRNEYVFYVYQTFVFVGLVYESVKQQYKVTWNIANYAFMFAVLVFTIIGVGGSSYFALTIIGLQQAVIIFLTYQAKNHTSKGMYIPAIATSALFLYGMGYSLFNNLSHLLIGFYIVMNVLYFALSMLRTNEHKELNNVFFVFSMFYLFLIITELVGSRDIAYMTFIVQAAVVYYLAQKRNSILGTVTSFVILLPVLDFLLDIPGEWFTFTVFVTWILFIGFFKFIYMLKDVSTVLKEYYIKNASPYILSLLVVIFFTKISAFFTKDSTYMMANIGVSISWIVFVAVAYISYSYFKHKHWNYIGLAFLFISLSKVTLFDLAMVDIVWRAILFITLGVIGLLISKVFYNSRKN from the coding sequence ATGGATGAGAAAGTGTTAGAGCTTAGTAAGCGGATCTCCAGATTAGAAAATGAACTAGCTGAGGTAAAGAATGAATTACGAACCTACCAAGTTTTAAGAACTGAACAACAAGTTACAACACATGAACCTTTTCCTAAGAAAAAATTAGACAGTGTGGCTGTTCGTAAGCACATTGTAGAAAAAGAGACTAAAAGTTTTGATACGCTAGTATCCGAGTGGTTGCCCAGAATCTTTATCTTTGTTCTTATATTAGGGGTCATTTGGGGATTTGTTGCAGCTGCAGAACGCGGTTGGATTAGTCCTGTCGTTCGCGTACTGTTCGGGTTTGGTTTGACTGGACTTTTGTATTGGTTAGGGAACTTACAGTATAAGAAGAATAAGAATTCATTAAGTATTGTTTTGTTAGCAGGTAGCGTTATAGTTTATGTTATTTCCATCTTTGCAGGTAATGTGCTTTACGATATTATCCCTCATTTTGTAACGGTAGTTTTATTAGGAATAGGTATTGCTGGCGGGGTTTATCTTTCTCGCAAATATCAATCTGAGGTTTTGTTAGCGATTGTCGGTGTAGGAGCTTATGTATATCCATTTTTGTTTGCTGGAGATACTCGAAATGAATACGTTTTTTATGTATATCAAACATTCGTATTCGTCGGCTTAGTTTATGAATCTGTGAAACAGCAATACAAAGTAACTTGGAACATTGCCAACTATGCTTTTATGTTTGCAGTTTTAGTTTTTACTATTATTGGTGTAGGTGGAAGCTCGTATTTTGCCCTAACCATCATAGGCTTACAGCAAGCCGTCATTATTTTCTTAACGTATCAAGCGAAGAATCATACGTCAAAAGGAATGTACATTCCTGCTATTGCAACAAGTGCATTATTTTTATACGGAATGGGTTACAGCTTATTTAATAACTTAAGCCATTTACTGATTGGTTTTTACATTGTCATGAATGTACTATACTTTGCACTTAGTATGCTAAGAACAAATGAACATAAAGAATTGAACAACGTATTTTTCGTTTTTTCTATGTTTTATTTGTTCCTAATCATTACCGAATTAGTAGGCTCAAGAGATATTGCCTACATGACCTTTATCGTGCAAGCTGCGGTCGTTTACTATTTAGCACAAAAGAGAAACAGTATTTTAGGAACCGTTACGAGCTTTGTTATTTTGTTACCAGTTTTAGATTTTCTTCTCGATATTCCAGGTGAATGGTTTACGTTCACTGTTTTTGTCACATGGATTTTATTTATTGGATTCTTTAAATTTATTTATATGCTGAAAGATGTGTCAACTGTATTAAAAGAATACTATATTAAAAATGCTTCTCCATATATACTTTCGTTGTTAGTTGTCATCTTTTTTACAAAGATATCAGCATTCTTCACAAAGGATAGTACGTATATGATGGCAAACATCGGGGTATCTATTTCTTGGATTGTGTTTGTTGCAGTTGCTTATATTTCTTATAGTTACTTTAAACATAAACATTGGAATTATATCGGATTAGCATTTTTATTTATTTCGCTGTCAAAAGTAACCTTATTTGATTTAGCGATGGTAGATATCGTTTGGAGAGCTATTCTATTTATTACACTTGGCGTTATTGGTTTGCTTATATCAAAAGTGTTTTATAATAGTAGAAAAAATTGA
- a CDS encoding iron-containing alcohol dehydrogenase gives MNDFIFQNSTKIIFGKNTENQVGIETSQFSKKVLLHYGGGSIKKSGLYDKVIQKLQEQNIEVFELGGVKPNPRVSLVREGVSICKENDIAFILAVGGGSVIDSAKAIAAGANYDGDVWDFFSGEAEVTDCIPLGVVLTIPAAGSETSSGTVITNEEGWLKRSALHPSMRPKFAILNPELTYTLPAYQTACGITDMMSHILERYFTTDKNVDLTDRLCEATLKSIIKNGPIVLEEPINYDARAEIMWAGTIAHNDILGTGRTGDWASHDIEHEISGIYDIAHGAGLAIIFPAWMKYVYKHDLNRFVQYANRVWDVEVDLHNLEHTAIEGIKRTEQFFQSIGMPITLNEAKIGDEHFLEMAKKATERWPLGNFKKLHEEDVYEIYQLAR, from the coding sequence ATGAATGACTTTATTTTTCAAAATAGCACGAAAATAATATTTGGAAAAAATACAGAAAATCAAGTTGGCATAGAGACAAGTCAATTTTCTAAAAAGGTACTACTTCATTACGGTGGTGGAAGTATTAAAAAGAGTGGGCTGTACGATAAGGTAATTCAGAAGTTACAAGAGCAAAATATAGAAGTGTTTGAACTCGGAGGAGTAAAACCGAACCCACGTGTTAGTCTTGTAAGAGAAGGAGTGTCTATTTGTAAAGAGAACGATATTGCTTTCATTTTAGCTGTTGGTGGAGGAAGTGTCATTGATTCAGCGAAAGCAATAGCAGCAGGAGCAAACTACGATGGAGATGTATGGGACTTTTTCAGCGGAGAGGCAGAAGTTACCGACTGTATTCCATTAGGAGTTGTATTAACGATTCCAGCTGCTGGAAGTGAAACGAGTTCGGGTACAGTTATTACAAATGAAGAAGGTTGGCTAAAGCGCTCTGCTTTACACCCATCCATGAGACCAAAGTTTGCTATCTTAAATCCTGAACTTACTTACACACTTCCGGCTTACCAAACAGCATGTGGGATAACAGATATGATGTCTCATATATTGGAACGTTATTTTACAACAGATAAAAACGTCGACTTGACTGATCGTCTATGTGAAGCCACTTTAAAGTCAATCATTAAAAATGGCCCAATTGTATTAGAAGAACCAATCAACTATGATGCAAGAGCAGAAATTATGTGGGCTGGGACGATTGCACATAATGATATTCTTGGCACAGGTCGTACGGGTGACTGGGCAAGTCATGATATCGAGCATGAAATAAGTGGTATCTATGACATTGCACATGGGGCAGGTTTGGCTATTATTTTCCCGGCATGGATGAAATATGTGTATAAACATGACTTGAACAGATTTGTTCAATATGCGAACAGAGTGTGGGATGTGGAGGTTGATCTACATAATCTTGAACATACAGCTATAGAAGGAATTAAGAGAACGGAGCAATTTTTCCAATCTATTGGAATGCCAATTACTTTAAATGAAGCAAAAATAGGGGACGAGCATTTTCTTGAGATGGCAAAGAAAGCAACTGAACGTTGGCCATTAGGGAATTTTAAAAAGTTGCATGAAGAAGATGTTTACGAAATTTATCAATTAGCAAGATAA
- a CDS encoding sodium-dependent bicarbonate transport family permease: protein MLDIFIQNITSAVVLFFLLGIIASIVKSDLTIPKPISEGLSIYLLIAIGLKGGVELAKYPLSTIIVPTIATILLGASLPIIAMIFLKMLKIDLYNSIGLAATYGSVSIVTYGATISFFDKQGISYEGYMHAMVVIMESPAIITSILLMKMLEKSSVAPSGMSYQTLGITPTASLLDKHIWKETFFGKSVLLLLGSLLIGYVIQDEGFTMVKPLFSDLYGSVLALFLLYMGLVAGERLTELKNYGAKLIVFALMAPVVFGTIGVLVGNAIGLSVGGATIFGVLAGSASYIAAPAALKTSVPKANPSIYIGLALGITFPFNLAIGIPLIYKIAQLIQ from the coding sequence ATGTTAGACATATTTATTCAAAACATTACTTCAGCTGTTGTGTTATTTTTTCTATTGGGAATTATTGCATCAATTGTAAAATCAGACTTAACTATACCTAAACCAATATCAGAAGGTTTAAGTATTTACCTTTTAATTGCCATTGGATTAAAAGGAGGCGTGGAGCTAGCCAAATATCCACTTTCAACGATTATCGTTCCTACCATTGCAACGATTTTACTAGGTGCTTCTTTGCCAATTATCGCGATGATTTTTTTAAAAATGTTAAAAATAGATTTATATAATTCAATTGGATTAGCAGCAACTTACGGATCTGTAAGTATTGTAACGTACGGGGCAACGATATCGTTTTTTGATAAACAAGGAATATCGTATGAAGGTTACATGCATGCGATGGTAGTTATTATGGAAAGCCCAGCAATTATTACTTCTATATTATTAATGAAAATGTTAGAGAAATCTAGTGTTGCACCTAGTGGTATGTCTTATCAAACATTAGGAATAACACCAACAGCTTCATTATTAGATAAGCATATTTGGAAAGAAACATTTTTCGGTAAAAGTGTTCTACTACTCCTAGGAAGTTTACTAATCGGCTATGTTATTCAAGATGAAGGGTTTACGATGGTAAAGCCACTTTTTAGTGATCTATATGGGAGTGTGCTAGCTTTATTTTTACTTTACATGGGATTGGTAGCTGGAGAACGTCTAACAGAGTTGAAAAATTATGGAGCGAAGTTAATCGTATTTGCTCTAATGGCACCAGTTGTATTTGGTACAATAGGTGTTTTAGTAGGAAATGCTATCGGGTTATCAGTTGGTGGGGCGACTATTTTTGGAGTGTTAGCTGGAAGTGCTTCGTATATTGCAGCACCTGCAGCATTAAAAACTTCCGTTCCTAAAGCAAATCCTTCTATTTATATAGGCCTTGCACTTGGGATTACATTTCCATTCAACTTGGCGATTGGAATACCGTTAATTTATAAAATTGCTCAACTTATACAATAA
- a CDS encoding acetamidase/formamidase family protein, whose product MYSLSREKGIIYDFNKTHKPVLHVPSGATVEIETYDCFQDQIQSEQTEITGINWNQVNPATGPIYIDGAMPGDVLKVKIDKIEIGNQGVMCVGPNLGVLGHRIEKMESKIIPIRNGKAIFNELELPLNPMIGVIGVAPDGEGVSCGTPDRHGGNMDNKMVEEGATLYFPVFVEGALFATGDFHAAMGDGEISVSGIEVPGKVTVTLEIIKNVYLEHPLLENETVVTTIVSAKTLDEAAKIATEQMVDRIVAKTNLSLSEATMLMSAVGQVEVCQMVDPLITARFVVPKWLLEKLNVNFI is encoded by the coding sequence ATGTATAGTCTTTCACGTGAAAAAGGAATTATATATGATTTCAATAAGACTCATAAACCAGTGTTACATGTTCCTTCTGGTGCTACAGTAGAAATTGAAACATATGATTGCTTTCAAGATCAAATCCAATCCGAACAGACGGAGATTACAGGTATTAACTGGAATCAAGTAAACCCAGCAACAGGTCCTATTTATATCGATGGTGCTATGCCAGGGGATGTGTTAAAGGTGAAAATCGACAAGATTGAAATAGGCAATCAAGGAGTAATGTGTGTCGGTCCAAACCTTGGAGTGTTAGGTCATCGAATAGAAAAGATGGAGTCAAAAATCATACCCATCCGTAATGGAAAAGCTATTTTTAATGAATTAGAATTGCCTTTAAACCCTATGATTGGTGTAATTGGTGTCGCACCAGACGGGGAAGGTGTTTCTTGTGGCACACCTGACCGCCATGGTGGCAACATGGATAATAAAATGGTAGAAGAGGGAGCAACCTTGTATTTTCCTGTTTTTGTCGAAGGTGCGTTGTTTGCGACAGGAGACTTTCATGCTGCAATGGGTGATGGGGAGATAAGTGTATCTGGCATTGAAGTGCCCGGAAAAGTAACGGTAACATTAGAAATAATAAAAAACGTATATTTAGAGCATCCGTTGTTAGAAAACGAAACGGTTGTTACAACGATTGTTTCGGCAAAAACGTTAGATGAAGCAGCAAAAATAGCCACAGAACAAATGGTAGACCGAATTGTAGCAAAAACAAACTTATCCCTTAGTGAAGCTACCATGCTCATGAGTGCAGTTGGTCAAGTTGAAGTGTGCCAAATGGTTGATCCATTAATTACGGCAAGATTTGTTGTTCCAAAATGGCTATTAGAAAAATTAAATGTGAACTTTATTTAA
- a CDS encoding GNAT family N-acetyltransferase, which translates to MKIRILTEADAKTYQAVRLSALITNPEAFSSTYEREAAFSIETVKERISPSSDKFVLGAFDKKETLVGLVTFFREIGLKINHKANVFGMYVVPEARGKGVAKQLMQELIKKAKECQGVEQLLLTVVQGNASAKRLYESLGFEVYGLERNALKVDGEYLDEDWMVLFLS; encoded by the coding sequence ATGAAAATTCGTATTTTAACAGAGGCAGATGCAAAGACATATCAAGCAGTTCGTCTGAGTGCCTTAATAACAAATCCAGAAGCATTTAGCTCTACATATGAAAGAGAAGCAGCTTTTTCTATAGAGACTGTAAAGGAAAGAATTAGTCCTTCAAGCGATAAGTTTGTATTAGGAGCCTTCGATAAAAAAGAAACATTGGTAGGTTTAGTTACTTTTTTTCGAGAAATTGGCCTTAAAATAAATCATAAAGCAAATGTTTTTGGGATGTATGTAGTACCAGAAGCTCGTGGTAAAGGTGTAGCAAAACAACTTATGCAGGAATTAATAAAGAAAGCAAAAGAGTGTCAAGGAGTGGAGCAATTACTTTTAACCGTCGTACAAGGTAATGCATCAGCCAAAAGGCTATATGAATCTCTTGGATTCGAAGTATATGGACTAGAACGAAACGCATTGAAGGTAGATGGCGAGTATTTAGATGAAGATTGGATGGTATTATTTTTAAGTTAA
- a CDS encoding protein phosphatase 2C domain-containing protein, producing MSRSNKNFCWVGSQENFVDTPDIHQLNQVFVGRYGGNSNAGQYKNEDGCLVWENEKEDWEFAILLDAHNSSESAEIILELFNKEKKPIKYLLSQPTTYQTFKKVEEKILTMFQSEDFLSTCQNITGETACLIVVRKDKYVWWFSVGDCVLYLFHKELTALGQYQLNQRHFFEWIGQVNTFEQVVPCYSTGIRELRKGVNHLFLTTDGLIECPNEPYSNPINIYNSFISSFNDESILQSMLDTIKENGVRDSTTIISWKIIVYKEATRPSETTVRK from the coding sequence ATGAGTAGATCAAACAAAAACTTTTGTTGGGTAGGGAGCCAAGAAAATTTCGTTGATACTCCAGATATTCATCAACTGAATCAAGTTTTTGTTGGTCGTTATGGTGGTAACTCGAATGCAGGCCAATATAAAAACGAAGATGGTTGCTTAGTTTGGGAAAATGAAAAGGAAGATTGGGAGTTTGCCATTCTTCTAGACGCACATAATAGTTCAGAGAGTGCAGAAATTATTTTAGAGCTATTTAACAAGGAAAAAAAACCGATAAAGTATCTGTTATCGCAACCTACAACCTATCAAACTTTCAAAAAGGTTGAAGAAAAAATATTAACTATGTTTCAATCTGAAGATTTCTTGTCAACTTGCCAAAATATAACAGGAGAAACCGCTTGTTTAATAGTCGTTAGAAAAGATAAGTATGTGTGGTGGTTTTCCGTTGGGGATTGCGTTCTTTATTTATTTCATAAAGAACTTACTGCACTAGGGCAATACCAATTGAACCAAAGACACTTTTTTGAATGGATTGGACAAGTTAATACATTTGAACAGGTAGTCCCTTGTTACAGTACTGGAATAAGGGAATTAAGAAAAGGAGTAAATCATTTATTCCTTACTACTGATGGTCTAATTGAATGTCCAAATGAACCGTATTCAAATCCGATAAACATTTATAACTCTTTCATTTCTTCTTTTAATGATGAAAGCATTCTTCAATCAATGTTGGACACTATCAAGGAGAATGGTGTAAGAGATAGCACAACTATCATATCGTGGAAAATAATTGTTTATAAAGAAGCCACTAGGCCAAGTGAAACTACCGTAAGGAAATAA
- a CDS encoding DoxX family membrane protein — translation MKKYIIPFIIALMIPTVAVAHVKWFTEMNPVKESIENILSPMFMFLAIFIAIFLAVLTQVADPLVNKIPIMKKLDISLGGYRKLSRHILKYGTALALIVQVISGSLFAPEFLIENGFITLLLWVTILFLLIPHHVATKVGAFFLLGLFLYQLSVAGLFHMLDYGFYIAIIAVLLVGKTKLENWGFPFLYLGTGLSLCWVAVEKWVYPSMSVDIIQNHQVPTFGFAPETFVVLAAFIEFVVGYLLVVGILNRVLAFVLTLIFISTTMLFGVTEIIGHFMIHIILIIFIIEGVSFYDPPISIHKSKLDQMVFVFLNFIFALATILLLYYRFA, via the coding sequence ATGAAAAAATATATTATTCCATTCATAATTGCTCTTATGATTCCAACTGTTGCGGTTGCACATGTGAAATGGTTCACAGAAATGAACCCAGTAAAAGAGAGCATAGAAAATATTCTTTCTCCAATGTTCATGTTTTTAGCCATATTCATTGCTATATTCTTAGCGGTATTAACACAAGTAGCAGATCCACTAGTAAACAAGATACCCATAATGAAAAAATTAGACATAAGTCTTGGGGGATATAGAAAACTTTCTAGGCATATTTTAAAGTATGGTACAGCCCTTGCATTAATCGTACAAGTAATCTCTGGTTCGCTATTTGCTCCTGAGTTTCTGATCGAAAATGGATTTATAACGTTATTGTTATGGGTTACGATCTTATTTTTATTAATACCACATCATGTAGCAACGAAAGTGGGAGCATTTTTTTTACTAGGATTATTCCTGTATCAACTTTCTGTAGCCGGTTTATTTCATATGTTAGATTACGGATTTTATATTGCGATAATAGCTGTGTTGTTAGTTGGAAAAACAAAATTAGAAAATTGGGGATTTCCATTTTTATATTTAGGGACAGGTTTGTCTCTTTGTTGGGTGGCCGTGGAAAAATGGGTGTATCCTTCGATGAGTGTGGACATCATACAAAATCACCAAGTTCCCACTTTTGGATTTGCACCTGAAACGTTCGTAGTACTCGCAGCATTTATCGAGTTTGTCGTCGGTTATTTGCTTGTAGTAGGTATTTTAAATAGAGTTTTGGCGTTTGTTTTAACGTTAATTTTCATATCTACGACGATGTTGTTTGGCGTAACGGAGATAATTGGACACTTTATGATTCATATTATCCTAATAATCTTTATTATAGAAGGAGTTTCGTTCTATGATCCTCCAATTAGTATACATAAATCAAAGTTAGATCAAATGGTTTTTGTTTTTCTGAATTTCATCTTTGCATTAGCGACTATATTGCTGTTGTATTATCGATTTGCTTAA
- a CDS encoding HIT family protein — protein MNDCFICKKHAGNIETSGVTIYEDEYVYVGHIDGNGKPNYLGHVMIDLKRHAPTLGDMTVEEAKAFGVIMARVSKALMESEKAEHVYSLVSGNSVPHLHMHLVARYPNTPEEYWGPMAVYNWECAPMGDENAVIELCTRIKNHLEENSYE, from the coding sequence ATGAATGATTGTTTCATTTGTAAGAAACATGCTGGAAATATTGAAACTTCAGGAGTAACGATATACGAAGACGAATATGTGTATGTAGGTCATATTGATGGAAACGGGAAACCAAATTATTTAGGTCATGTAATGATTGACCTAAAAAGACACGCTCCGACACTTGGTGATATGACAGTAGAAGAAGCAAAAGCTTTTGGCGTAATAATGGCCAGGGTCAGTAAAGCTCTAATGGAATCAGAAAAAGCGGAGCACGTTTATTCACTTGTTTCAGGAAATTCCGTACCACACCTACATATGCACCTCGTAGCACGATATCCAAACACGCCAGAAGAATATTGGGGGCCAATGGCAGTATATAATTGGGAATGTGCTCCAATGGGCGACGAAAATGCTGTAATCGAACTTTGTACTCGTATAAAAAATCACCTTGAAGAAAACTCATATGAGTAG
- a CDS encoding amino acid ABC transporter ATP-binding protein translates to MIQVSQLKKKFDETTVLESIDFSVEKGEVVCLIGPSGSGKTTLLRCLNLLEQPNAGSITIGSKTLRFDGKPSNKKDIRELRSYSGMVFQGFHLFPHMTVMENILEAPLFAKKGKKADLVRKAEEILRKVGMFEHSEKYPDSLSGGQQQRTAIARALMMEPEVMLFDEPTSALDPQLVREVLHVIEELAKEGQTMVIVTHEMNFARRVADKVLFMDGGVIFEKGTAEDVLEKPKQSRTREFLQLLDE, encoded by the coding sequence ATGATTCAAGTATCACAATTGAAAAAGAAATTTGATGAAACTACTGTTTTAGAGTCCATTGACTTTTCTGTAGAAAAAGGCGAAGTTGTCTGTTTGATTGGCCCTTCTGGTTCTGGAAAAACGACGTTATTACGCTGCCTTAATTTGCTGGAACAACCTAATGCTGGTTCTATTACAATAGGAAGTAAAACGTTACGTTTTGATGGCAAGCCTTCCAATAAAAAAGATATTAGGGAACTTCGTAGTTACTCGGGGATGGTTTTTCAAGGATTTCACCTTTTTCCTCACATGACGGTGATGGAAAATATACTAGAAGCTCCCCTATTTGCGAAAAAAGGGAAAAAAGCAGATTTAGTTAGGAAGGCAGAAGAAATTCTTCGAAAAGTAGGTATGTTTGAACATAGTGAAAAATACCCTGATTCGTTGTCGGGAGGTCAGCAGCAACGTACTGCTATAGCCCGTGCGTTAATGATGGAGCCAGAAGTCATGCTTTTTGATGAACCAACTTCTGCGCTTGACCCTCAACTTGTTCGAGAAGTTTTACATGTTATCGAAGAGTTAGCTAAGGAAGGTCAAACGATGGTCATCGTTACCCATGAAATGAACTTTGCACGACGTGTGGCAGATAAAGTTTTGTTTATGGATGGCGGGGTTATTTTTGAAAAAGGTACGGCGGAAGACGTGTTAGAAAAGCCAAAACAAAGCCGTACTAGAGAATTTTTACAGTTGTTGGATGAATAG
- a CDS encoding pirin family protein codes for MQNLHKRTVTEQWNVRYEEASFPFIQKGWILPAGQWEKFDPFLLMAEDWFKRGAFSDHPHRGFQTITYVVDGRLEHIDNAGGRGILEPGDVQYMNAGKGARHAEEGVEDDIAHTLQLWLNLPSDLKNSDPFYKDVYAEQAPVSKFDGGKVKVFAGNIAGIEGPMHSLVPITMCEISLDEGVSYKHLIPETHNAFLYVLSGEMAVGENEVSLQKNGVATLSFVENGDKSKVSELTINAKSRRCKVLVYSGEPFRENVVAYGPFVMNSMEEIQQAYRDYQDGKFGPEAK; via the coding sequence ATGCAAAATTTACATAAAAGAACGGTAACAGAACAATGGAATGTCCGCTATGAAGAGGCTAGCTTTCCGTTTATTCAAAAAGGATGGATCCTTCCAGCAGGACAATGGGAAAAGTTTGACCCGTTTTTATTAATGGCAGAAGATTGGTTTAAACGAGGAGCTTTTTCAGATCACCCGCATAGAGGTTTCCAAACGATAACGTATGTAGTAGATGGAAGATTAGAGCACATTGACAACGCAGGGGGAAGAGGGATTTTAGAGCCAGGTGACGTGCAGTATATGAACGCTGGTAAAGGGGCGCGCCATGCAGAAGAAGGGGTAGAAGATGATATTGCTCATACGCTGCAATTATGGCTCAATTTACCAAGTGATCTAAAGAACAGTGATCCTTTCTATAAAGATGTTTACGCAGAACAAGCGCCAGTGTCAAAATTTGATGGTGGAAAAGTAAAAGTATTTGCTGGGAATATAGCTGGTATAGAAGGTCCAATGCATTCACTTGTACCAATAACGATGTGTGAAATTTCTTTAGATGAAGGTGTATCTTATAAACACTTAATCCCTGAAACACATAATGCATTTTTATATGTATTATCTGGAGAGATGGCTGTTGGAGAAAATGAAGTATCGTTACAAAAGAATGGTGTAGCAACGTTGTCTTTCGTCGAAAATGGTGATAAAAGCAAAGTTAGTGAACTTACGATAAATGCCAAAAGTAGACGTTGTAAAGTTTTAGTCTACTCAGGTGAACCATTCAGAGAGAATGTTGTTGCGTATGGTCCATTTGTTATGAACTCCATGGAAGAAATTCAACAAGCGTATCGAGACTATCAGGATGGTAAATTTGGACCTGAAGCTAAATAA
- a CDS encoding amino acid ABC transporter permease encodes MQDWFNYNEIKWEYLYDPELAIHSLPLLMEGLKITMIIAIASMFFALVLGVVIGIARMSKYWFVRWPARIYISFMRGTPLLVFIFILYYGLPVIGVQFNSAIVAGIVGISLNFAAYNAEIVRSAIMSVPRGQWEAAASLQMGYFQTLRKIIIPQATRIALPPTFSIFMDIVKGTSLASVITVQELLYSSRLIAGRTFDSMTMYITAAMIYWIVCIIIGFFQERLEKRYNRYLSRR; translated from the coding sequence ATGCAAGATTGGTTCAACTATAATGAAATTAAATGGGAATATTTATATGATCCGGAGCTTGCTATCCATTCACTTCCACTGCTTATGGAAGGCTTGAAAATAACGATGATCATCGCGATTGCAAGTATGTTCTTCGCTTTGGTTCTCGGTGTAGTAATTGGAATTGCTAGAATGTCAAAATATTGGTTTGTAAGATGGCCTGCTCGTATTTATATTTCGTTTATGCGCGGTACACCGCTTCTTGTCTTTATTTTTATTTTATATTACGGTTTGCCAGTAATCGGCGTTCAATTTAATAGTGCGATCGTTGCGGGTATCGTTGGGATTAGTTTGAATTTTGCTGCTTACAATGCAGAAATAGTTCGTTCTGCTATCATGTCAGTACCCCGTGGACAATGGGAAGCTGCTGCATCGTTACAAATGGGCTATTTTCAAACATTAAGGAAAATCATTATTCCACAAGCAACAAGAATTGCCCTACCTCCTACTTTTAGTATTTTTATGGACATTGTAAAGGGAACATCTTTAGCTTCGGTTATTACCGTTCAAGAGCTTTTATATAGTTCTCGACTTATTGCAGGTAGAACGTTCGATAGTATGACAATGTATATTACAGCTGCTATGATCTATTGGATTGTATGTATCATAATAGGATTCTTCCAAGAAAGATTAGAAAAACGCTATAACCGATATTTAAGTCGCAGGTGA